The Edaphobacter sp. 12200R-103 genome contains a region encoding:
- the smc gene encoding chromosome segregation protein SMC, producing the protein MLKLKKVQILGFKSFCDRTEVQLSGEGIAAIVGPNGCGKSNISDAITWVLGEQSAKSLRGIKMEDVIFAGTRDRKPTGMAEVSLTLVDPEVYDGATLSPDAPEVVVTDVHPEDPAAEVSDWDEAAMRQQHAQETEDAVAEAQPGTVIEGEAAEAAHEGTESAGNVVLKIRRRKFNRAPVRAGELTITRRLFRSGESEYLLNGKICRLRDIQDIFMGTGLGGESYAIIGQERIGQLLSSKPLDRRSIIEEAAGITRFKTKKRLAELRLESAKQNLARVNDIFEEVTRQMGTLKRQAAKAERYGALRDELRTRLRVVLASRMAQLDTEAADASEKIAALGAQIDQQAAALEQMDAEHSEGISRGYTLDQQIREAAGKANQSAVELERITARSASNADRIAELTQRLATGDEELAQAREQLQSLAAELEEHRSFLANATHEASTSRQSVQQQQSEAQSAVRSLQGAEQQSEQNRRQTLQLVQRISQTRNEEAQAAAAFAGLEEEAHRLERESEIARQELETLGMQRGQVKLSFESVTERLKRLETEIAEMRQQIESHRREENESKRRGDQLRGELATLNGRKGSIEGLIRDHSYSTETVRNIFKSNEAAASGKVAPVGTLADFLEVDGKYESVVDEFLRDELNFVVVKSWDAADAGMELLQTDVEGRATFLVHPNAAQANFSFAQGMESEAPTNPAQIEGVVPLRDCVRVLDGFGRSLEVILPKLREGYVAPDSYTARTLALSNPHAFFLSPTGETFHNVTVTGGRPRAQGPLALKRELAEVQHKIEQSQAALTQADLHTADLQRQMTELNATIDTKTLELREAEREAANSGAALRQMESEAARIERRLQEWTLAIERNRDAQQQKQDLVERKQQEAERLEAERAGLESTLAALQAQLDELRGRREQLQQSAAEASAALAGLEERRRNAQANFDQTQRLHNSQNQRIQQLEQQLAAANTEKLRREEETESLAAQQSELAEIRQNALADGEQLTTQANELRVAMAELDQRLRSLRHETESLREQRAAHTARAAKLASDIEHIDATCMNDLAVEASVLRGDETITRIEGDALHEEEEASRGLKQKLEAMGPVNMMALDEYNETAQRHTFLETQRKDLLDSIENTQASIKEIDEISRQKFDEAFQVINDNFSVTFSKLFGGGQAFMRLTDAENSAESGIDIVASPPGKKLQNILLLSGGEKALTALSLLVGIFQFQPAPFCILDEVDAPLDETNVGRFAKLIADMSATTQFVVITHSKRTMAQADVIYGVTMQEPGVSKVVSVNLNRRDDNGTRRAVA; encoded by the coding sequence TCAAGAAGGTCCAGATTCTCGGCTTCAAATCGTTCTGCGACAGAACAGAGGTCCAGCTCTCCGGTGAAGGCATCGCCGCGATCGTCGGCCCGAACGGATGTGGCAAATCGAACATCTCCGATGCTATTACATGGGTGCTGGGCGAGCAGTCGGCCAAGAGCCTTCGCGGCATCAAGATGGAAGACGTCATCTTTGCCGGCACGCGCGACCGAAAACCAACCGGCATGGCCGAGGTATCGCTCACGCTGGTCGATCCCGAGGTATACGACGGGGCCACGCTCTCTCCGGATGCTCCGGAGGTGGTCGTGACCGATGTCCACCCGGAGGATCCTGCGGCAGAGGTCTCCGACTGGGACGAAGCAGCCATGAGGCAGCAGCACGCCCAGGAGACGGAAGATGCCGTCGCCGAAGCGCAACCGGGAACGGTGATCGAGGGGGAAGCTGCAGAGGCAGCGCATGAAGGTACAGAAAGCGCGGGCAATGTGGTGCTCAAAATCCGGCGACGCAAATTCAACCGCGCTCCTGTTCGTGCAGGCGAGCTGACCATTACGCGGCGCTTGTTCCGCTCGGGCGAATCCGAATATTTGCTCAACGGCAAGATCTGCCGGCTGCGCGATATTCAGGACATCTTCATGGGAACAGGACTCGGAGGCGAGTCCTACGCGATCATCGGGCAGGAGCGTATCGGCCAGCTTCTCAGCTCCAAGCCTCTGGACCGGCGCAGCATCATCGAGGAGGCCGCCGGGATCACCCGCTTCAAGACGAAAAAACGACTGGCCGAGCTTCGGTTGGAGTCGGCAAAACAGAACCTGGCGCGCGTCAACGACATCTTCGAAGAGGTTACCCGCCAGATGGGCACGCTGAAGCGACAGGCGGCCAAGGCTGAGCGCTATGGCGCTCTGCGGGACGAGCTTCGCACGCGGCTGCGCGTAGTTCTGGCCAGCCGGATGGCTCAACTGGATACCGAGGCCGCAGATGCCAGCGAAAAGATTGCGGCGCTGGGCGCTCAAATCGATCAGCAAGCCGCCGCCTTGGAGCAGATGGACGCCGAACACAGCGAAGGCATCAGCCGCGGCTACACGCTCGATCAGCAGATTCGCGAGGCGGCAGGAAAGGCAAACCAGTCCGCCGTCGAGCTGGAGAGAATCACGGCACGATCTGCATCGAATGCCGACCGCATTGCAGAGTTGACGCAGCGACTTGCAACCGGCGACGAAGAACTGGCGCAGGCCCGGGAACAACTGCAGTCCCTTGCGGCTGAGCTTGAGGAGCATCGTAGCTTTCTTGCAAACGCCACCCACGAGGCGAGCACCTCTCGCCAGTCGGTGCAGCAACAGCAGAGCGAGGCGCAGAGCGCTGTGCGCTCGCTGCAGGGCGCGGAACAGCAGTCGGAGCAGAACCGTCGCCAGACACTGCAACTGGTGCAACGCATCTCGCAGACGCGCAACGAGGAGGCCCAGGCCGCAGCAGCATTCGCTGGATTGGAAGAGGAGGCCCACCGCCTGGAGCGCGAGAGCGAGATTGCACGCCAGGAGCTGGAGACGCTGGGGATGCAGCGGGGACAGGTAAAGCTCTCCTTTGAATCTGTGACCGAGCGCCTGAAGCGGCTGGAGACCGAGATCGCCGAGATGCGTCAGCAGATCGAGTCGCACCGCCGGGAAGAGAACGAAAGCAAGCGGCGCGGAGATCAACTTCGCGGCGAACTGGCTACCCTGAACGGACGAAAGGGCTCAATCGAAGGGCTGATTCGCGATCACAGCTATTCGACCGAGACGGTACGGAACATCTTCAAGTCGAACGAGGCTGCAGCTTCCGGCAAGGTCGCTCCGGTGGGAACGCTGGCGGACTTTCTTGAAGTGGATGGAAAGTACGAGAGCGTCGTCGACGAGTTTCTGCGCGACGAGCTGAACTTTGTTGTCGTGAAGAGCTGGGATGCTGCGGATGCAGGCATGGAGCTTCTGCAGACAGATGTGGAGGGCCGCGCAACCTTCCTCGTCCACCCCAACGCCGCGCAGGCCAATTTCTCTTTCGCGCAGGGCATGGAGAGCGAAGCTCCTACAAACCCTGCCCAGATTGAGGGAGTGGTGCCGTTGCGCGACTGCGTGCGGGTACTGGACGGCTTTGGGCGATCCCTTGAGGTGATCCTACCCAAGTTGCGCGAAGGCTACGTGGCGCCGGACTCCTATACGGCGCGCACCCTGGCATTGTCGAATCCACACGCCTTCTTCCTCTCTCCCACTGGCGAGACGTTCCACAATGTCACCGTAACGGGAGGACGTCCGCGGGCCCAGGGTCCCCTGGCGCTCAAGCGTGAGCTAGCTGAGGTACAGCACAAGATTGAGCAGTCGCAGGCCGCTCTGACGCAGGCAGACTTGCATACAGCAGATCTACAGCGGCAGATGACCGAGCTGAACGCCACCATCGATACAAAGACGTTGGAACTCCGCGAGGCCGAGCGAGAAGCGGCAAACTCTGGTGCAGCGCTTCGCCAAATGGAGTCTGAAGCAGCTCGCATAGAGCGCAGACTGCAGGAATGGACGCTGGCGATAGAGCGCAATCGCGACGCTCAGCAACAGAAACAGGATCTGGTCGAGCGCAAGCAGCAAGAGGCCGAGAGGCTTGAGGCGGAGCGTGCGGGGCTGGAGAGCACACTCGCCGCGCTGCAGGCGCAGCTGGATGAACTGCGCGGCCGTCGTGAGCAGCTGCAGCAATCGGCTGCGGAGGCCTCAGCAGCCCTGGCCGGCCTGGAGGAGCGCCGACGCAACGCGCAGGCGAACTTCGACCAGACGCAGCGCCTTCACAACAGCCAGAATCAGCGGATTCAGCAGCTGGAACAGCAACTGGCGGCGGCGAATACTGAAAAGCTGCGCCGCGAAGAGGAGACGGAAAGTCTCGCTGCGCAACAGTCGGAACTCGCCGAGATACGCCAGAACGCTCTTGCCGACGGAGAACAGCTGACCACACAGGCAAATGAGCTGCGGGTGGCCATGGCCGAGCTGGATCAGCGGCTGCGTTCCCTTCGTCATGAGACCGAGTCGCTACGGGAGCAGCGTGCCGCCCATACAGCTCGCGCAGCCAAGCTGGCCTCGGACATCGAGCACATTGATGCCACCTGTATGAACGACCTGGCTGTAGAGGCATCTGTCCTGCGTGGTGATGAAACGATCACCCGCATCGAAGGCGATGCCCTGCACGAGGAGGAGGAGGCCTCGCGCGGGCTGAAGCAGAAGCTCGAAGCCATGGGTCCGGTCAACATGATGGCTCTTGATGAGTACAACGAGACAGCACAGCGTCATACCTTTCTTGAGACACAGCGGAAAGACCTTCTGGACTCCATTGAGAACACGCAGGCTTCCATCAAGGAGATCGATGAGATCTCGCGCCAGAAGTTTGACGAGGCCTTCCAGGTCATCAATGACAACTTCTCAGTAACCTTTTCGAAGCTGTTTGGCGGCGGTCAGGCTTTCATGCGGCTGACCGATGCCGAGAACTCAGCCGAAAGCGGAATTGACATTGTGGCTTCCCCTCCGGGGAAGAAGCTGCAGAACATCCTTCTGCTTTCCGGTGGAGAGAAGGCGCTAACAGCACTCTCCTTGCTGGTCGGCATTTTCCAGTTCCAGCCGGCTCCCTTCTGCATCCTCGACGAGGTGGACGCTCCGCTGGACGAGACCAACGTAGGACGATTTGCCAAGCTGATTGCCGATATGAGTGCGACGACCCAGTTTGTAGTCATCACCCATAGCAAACGCACGATGGCGCAGGCCGATGTGATCTATGGCGTCACCATGCAAGAGCCCGGGGTATCCAAGGTGGTCAGCGTCAACCTGAACCGCCGCGACGACAACGGCACTCGACGTGCGGTAGCCTGA
- a CDS encoding phosphoribosylaminoimidazolesuccinocarboxamide synthase — translation MQTALLETRLGSLPLTARGKVRDIYSLNEDELLFVATDRISAFDHVLGSGIPDKGRILTQLSLFWFDFLNDIVKNHVITAESAKFPSVLALYLDQLKGRSMIVRRAKMFPVECVVRAYLSGSGWKDYQATGAVCGIALPPGLQESDRLPEPIFTPAAKINTGGHDENISFGDVISTVGEDNANELRRLTLAIFEKASKHAESRGLILADTKFEFGVIDGEIVLADEVLTPDSSRYWPAESYAPGGPQPSFDKQYVRDYLESIRWNKQAPAPSLPQDVIAKTREKYLEAFRLISGRNEL, via the coding sequence ATGCAGACTGCCCTTCTGGAAACCCGGCTTGGATCGCTTCCGCTCACTGCCCGCGGCAAGGTTCGTGATATTTATTCGCTGAATGAAGACGAACTGTTGTTTGTCGCAACGGATCGCATCTCTGCGTTCGATCATGTACTCGGCAGCGGTATTCCCGACAAGGGCAGGATCCTAACGCAGCTTTCGCTATTCTGGTTCGACTTCCTGAACGATATCGTCAAGAATCACGTCATCACGGCAGAGAGCGCAAAGTTTCCCTCGGTTCTTGCACTCTATCTGGATCAACTGAAGGGTCGCAGCATGATTGTGCGTCGCGCGAAGATGTTCCCGGTAGAGTGTGTCGTGCGTGCGTACCTTTCGGGCTCCGGATGGAAGGACTACCAGGCGACCGGCGCTGTCTGCGGCATCGCTCTGCCCCCAGGGCTGCAGGAGTCGGACAGGCTTCCGGAGCCAATCTTTACCCCGGCGGCCAAGATCAACACCGGCGGCCACGATGAAAACATCTCGTTCGGCGACGTCATCAGCACAGTAGGCGAGGACAATGCGAATGAGCTGCGCAGACTGACGCTTGCAATCTTTGAGAAGGCATCAAAGCATGCTGAGAGCCGCGGCCTGATTCTTGCGGACACCAAGTTTGAGTTCGGAGTAATCGACGGCGAGATCGTTCTTGCCGACGAAGTCCTTACGCCCGATTCATCCCGTTATTGGCCGGCGGAATCCTATGCTCCCGGTGGACCGCAGCCTTCGTTTGATAAGCAGTACGTCCGAGACTACCTGGAGTCGATCCGCTGGAACAAACAGGCGCCTGCCCCTTCGCTCCCCCAAGATGTGATTGCGAAGACGAGAGAAAAGTACCTGGAAGCCTTCCGGCTGATCAGTGGCCGCAACGAGCTATGA